A region from the Lycium barbarum isolate Lr01 chromosome 8, ASM1917538v2, whole genome shotgun sequence genome encodes:
- the LOC132605595 gene encoding uncharacterized protein LOC132605595 → MADQSSNFPSPNSTHNHTNKPNSPFLGPPRIFNGLLTRSLSDTEATRSTSQFQTSRGRVYDTNTVISPNSILDGHGMQNYNLRNPFGYARKSKVPITKKPPNNKSELETIKTTTKNMPRSQASRVYDAESISSPNSILDGMQNCNLGNPFGYDKKSPNPISKKPPNDKLESKAIKTTPQFRTSRGQLYDFESVTSPDSIHDGMQNLNLRDPFGYDRKPPNPITKSPSNNKLESESIGLALIDPIENSEKFPVLFGAKLKVEIPSSIEVKNTCGDFGEMESSEDYTCVTTHGPNPRTTHIFDNCIVESCCGVRKLSELMKENTCNSCKVDHTAGKDI, encoded by the coding sequence ATGGCAGATCAAAGTTCTAATTTTCCTTCTCCCAATTCCACCCATAATCACACCAATAAACCAAATTCACCCTTTTTAGGTCCTCCAAGAATTTTCAATGGGCTTTTAACAAGAAGCCTATCTGACACAGAAGCAACAAGAAGCACATCTCAGTTCCAAACAAGTCGGGGTCGGGTGTATGATACTAACACTGTCATTAGCCCAAATTCCATTCTTGATGGCCATGGCATGCAAAATTACAATCTTCGAAATCCTTTTGGTTATGCCAGAAAATCAAAAGTCCCCATCACTAAAAAGCCTCCAAATAACAAGTCGGAATTAGAAACTATTAAAACAACGACGAAAAACATGCCTCGGTCTCAAGCAAGTCGGGTGTATGATGCTGAATCCATCAGTAGCCCAAATTCCATTCTTGATGGCATGCAAAATTGCAATCTTGGGAACCCTTTTGGCTATGATAAAAAATCACCAAACCCCATCTCTAAAAAGCCTCCAAATGACAAGTTGGAATCAAAAGCTATTAAAACAACGCCTCAGTTTCGAACAAGTCGGGGTCAGCtgtatgattttgaatccgtCACTAGCCCAGATTCCATTCATGATGGCATGCAAAATCTCAATCTTAGGGACCCTTTCGGTTATGATAGAAAACCACCAAACCCCATCACTAAAAGTCCTTCAAATAACAAGTTGGAATCAGAAAGCATTGGACTTGCTCTCATTGATCCTATAGAAAATAGTGAAAAGTTCCCTGTCTTATTTGGAGCAAAGCTCAAAGTTGAAATTCCCAGTTCTATTGAGGTGAAAAATACTTGTGGGGATTTTGGTGAAATGGAGAGTTCAGAGGACTACACTTGTGTGACCACTCATGGTCCTAATCCAAGAACAACTCATATATTTGATAATTGCATTGTTGAGAGTTGTTGTGGAGTCAGAAAGTTGTCTGAATTAATGAAGGAGAACACTTGCAACTCTTGCAAAGTTGATCACACTGCGGGCAAAGACATCTAA